Part of the Candidatus Methylomirabilota bacterium genome, CCGGTCACGCTCGTCGAGGACGGTGGAGAGCGCTGGCTGGTCGCCCCGTACGGCGACGTCGGCTGGGTCCGCAACGCGCGCGCCGCCGGGCAGGTCAACCTGAGCCGCGGCGGCCGCTCCGAGACCCTCCCGATTCGCGAGCTGAGCCCCGCAGACGCCGCGCCGGTGCTGCAACGCTACGTCACCCGCGTCGCCATCACCCGCCCCTACTTCGACGCGCGCCCCGACTCCCCCCTCACCGCCTTCGAGACCGAATCGCCCCGCCACCCCGTCTTCGTGCTGGGGTCAGGTCTTGCATTACGACATTTCCAAGCGCGCAGCCCGGACCGCCCGGCGTGAAGATGTCGTAATGCAAGACCTGACCCCGGACTAGACGACCTCGTCGGTGCGGGAGAGGAC contains:
- a CDS encoding nitroreductase family deazaflavin-dependent oxidoreductase, producing the protein MAASYRLGLGRRAANRLVRLLLRLGLMPGPTYLLTVPGRRTGRPMSTPVTLVEDGGERWLVAPYGDVGWVRNARAAGQVNLSRGGRSETLPIRELSPADAAPVLQRYVTRVAITRPYFDARPDSPLTAFETESPRHPVFVLGSGLALRHFQARSPDRPA